In Halarcobacter mediterraneus, the following proteins share a genomic window:
- a CDS encoding sensor histidine kinase, with protein sequence MIEKSKNFILKISLFYTAIFFLFIAIPTYFYTNLEIENYKNTQNRALVEYAQKIQRAIYDFSNSKSDTFIFPKSFKIEATLLDKNRKILYKTRNLNFKSTKKINFEMELSKNRLNAKYLTLSKNVYYKEVYLKILILSLCIGLFIFISIYLLIKASIEPYKKANEYLDAFFNDAMHELKTPLGVIQLNLEILQEKQKDTKEIQRSINATKNLFLVYEDIEYLIKQKSVKYNKENIDFSYLLNQRVDQFESLSIPKNIKFNLNIENNISISINRTHLQRIIDNTISNAIKYSFKDTIVSINLYRDTQRNSIVFSVHNYANPIINKKTIFNRYYKENHIKGGFGIGLNIVKNICEANNIEIFLESTKETGTTFKYTFLINS encoded by the coding sequence TTGATAGAGAAGAGTAAAAACTTTATACTTAAAATTTCTCTTTTTTATACTGCAATATTTTTTCTATTTATTGCAATACCTACTTATTTTTACACAAATTTAGAAATTGAAAACTATAAAAATACTCAAAATAGAGCTCTTGTAGAATATGCTCAAAAAATACAAAGAGCTATATATGATTTTTCAAACTCCAAAAGTGATACTTTTATCTTTCCAAAATCTTTTAAAATTGAAGCAACCTTACTTGATAAAAATAGAAAAATACTATATAAGACTAGAAATCTAAATTTTAAAAGTACTAAAAAAATAAACTTTGAAATGGAACTTTCAAAAAATAGATTAAATGCAAAATATTTAACCCTTAGTAAAAATGTTTATTATAAAGAAGTATATTTAAAAATATTAATTCTTTCATTGTGCATAGGTTTATTTATTTTTATTTCCATATATTTACTAATTAAAGCGAGTATTGAACCATATAAAAAAGCAAATGAATATTTAGATGCTTTTTTTAATGATGCAATGCACGAATTAAAAACTCCCCTAGGAGTAATTCAATTAAACTTAGAGATTCTTCAAGAAAAACAAAAAGACACAAAAGAAATACAACGTTCTATAAATGCCACAAAAAATCTTTTTTTAGTTTATGAAGATATAGAATACTTAATAAAACAAAAAAGTGTTAAATACAATAAAGAAAATATTGACTTTAGCTATTTATTAAATCAAAGAGTTGATCAGTTCGAAAGCCTCTCTATACCAAAAAATATTAAATTTAATTTAAATATTGAAAATAATATTTCTATCTCTATAAATAGAACTCATTTACAAAGAATTATTGATAATACTATTTCCAATGCAATAAAATATTCATTTAAAGATACAATAGTTTCAATAAACCTTTATAGGGATACACAAAGAAACAGTATAGTTTTTTCTGTTCATAATTATGCAAACCCAATAATAAATAAGAAAACAATATTTAACAGATACTATAAAGAAAACCATATTAAAGGTGGTTTTGGAATAGGATTAAATATTGTAAAAAATATATGTGAAGCAAATAATATAGAAATCTTTTTAGAATCTACAAAAGAAACTGGAACTACCTTCAAATATACTTTCTTAATTAATTCTTAA
- the radA gene encoding DNA repair protein RadA has protein sequence MAKKKTSLFECQACGEQSTKWLGKCPNCGSWDSFMELNQEQQEVLKQTAKVVNTNSKATPITQIKQDDVTRFSSYNDEFDLVLGGGIVPGSLTLIGGSPGVGKSTLLLKVAGSIASSGKKVLYVSGEESAGQIKLRANRLDANHNDLYLLSEIRLEEILDELLRENYEVCIIDSIQTIYSSALTSAPGSVSQVREITFELMRKAKESDIAMFIIGHITKDGSIAGPRVLEHMVDTVLYFEGEASRELRMLRGFKNRFGSTSEIGIFEMTAEGLLSAKDIASKFFDKSKAQSGSALTVVMEGSRALIIEVQALVTESTYPNPKRSATGFDANRLNMLLALLEKKIDLPLNHYDVFVNISGGIKIKESSADLAIIAAIISSFRDRPISKESVFIGEVSLTGEIKDVYSIDLRLKEAQAQGIKKAVVAQKPNLKLELKTFAVDEVPKMIELF, from the coding sequence ATGGCAAAAAAGAAAACCTCACTTTTTGAGTGTCAAGCTTGTGGAGAACAAAGTACAAAATGGTTAGGGAAATGTCCCAACTGTGGTTCTTGGGATTCTTTTATGGAATTAAATCAAGAACAACAAGAAGTTTTAAAACAAACTGCCAAAGTTGTAAATACAAATTCAAAAGCTACACCAATAACTCAAATCAAACAAGATGATGTCACAAGATTCTCTTCATATAATGACGAATTTGATTTAGTTTTAGGTGGAGGAATTGTTCCGGGATCATTAACCTTAATAGGAGGAAGCCCTGGAGTTGGGAAGTCTACTCTTTTACTTAAAGTTGCAGGAAGCATTGCAAGTTCAGGTAAAAAGGTTTTATATGTTTCAGGAGAAGAAAGTGCAGGACAAATAAAACTTAGAGCAAATAGACTTGATGCAAACCATAATGACTTATATTTATTAAGTGAAATTCGCCTTGAAGAGATTCTTGATGAACTTTTAAGAGAAAACTATGAAGTATGTATAATTGACTCTATTCAAACAATTTACTCAAGTGCCTTAACATCAGCACCAGGAAGTGTGTCACAAGTTAGAGAAATCACTTTTGAACTTATGCGTAAAGCAAAAGAGTCTGATATTGCAATGTTTATAATTGGACATATCACAAAAGATGGTTCAATAGCAGGACCAAGAGTTTTAGAACATATGGTTGATACTGTTTTATATTTTGAAGGAGAGGCAAGTAGAGAACTTAGAATGCTTAGAGGTTTTAAAAATAGATTTGGTTCAACTTCAGAAATAGGAATTTTTGAGATGACAGCAGAAGGCTTATTATCAGCAAAAGATATTGCCTCAAAGTTTTTTGATAAAAGTAAAGCACAAAGTGGTTCAGCTTTAACTGTTGTTATGGAAGGAAGTCGTGCTTTAATTATAGAAGTTCAAGCCCTTGTTACAGAAAGTACTTACCCAAATCCAAAAAGAAGTGCCACAGGATTTGATGCAAATAGATTAAATATGCTTTTAGCTTTACTTGAAAAAAAGATTGATTTACCCTTAAACCATTATGATGTATTTGTAAATATAAGTGGAGGAATAAAAATCAAAGAAAGTTCAGCTGACTTAGCCATTATTGCTGCTATTATTTCTTCTTTTAGAGATAGACCCATTTCAAAAGAATCAGTTTTTATTGGAGAAGTTTCCCTAACAGGTGAAATAAAAGATGTATATTCAATAGACTTAAGACTCAAAGAAGCCCAAGCACAAGGGATAAAAAAAGCCGTTGTAGCCCAAAAACCTAATTTGAAGTTAGAACTTAAAACTTTTGCAGTTGATGAAGTTCCTAAAATGATAGAATTATTTTAG
- a CDS encoding MazG nucleotide pyrophosphohydrolase domain-containing protein translates to MEKFYELFDLAEEKSKIDENSTWKGGSSIYLEELKNEVDEVIEEYKKDRKCFLEDELADILWDYLNILIAIKKEKDIDIQRVFSRALRKYTQRVNAIKDGETWAAIKEKQQKALLDEWKESIKKGEE, encoded by the coding sequence ATGGAAAAATTTTATGAGTTATTTGATTTAGCAGAGGAAAAATCAAAAATAGATGAAAATAGTACTTGGAAAGGTGGTTCAAGTATTTATTTAGAAGAATTAAAAAATGAAGTTGATGAAGTAATTGAAGAATATAAAAAAGATAGAAAATGTTTTTTAGAAGATGAATTAGCAGATATACTTTGGGATTATTTAAATATATTAATTGCAATAAAAAAAGAAAAAGATATTGATATTCAAAGGGTTTTTTCAAGAGCTTTAAGAAAATATACCCAAAGAGTAAATGCTATCAAAGATGGTGAAACTTGGGCAGCTATAAAAGAGAAACAACAAAAAGCTTTATTGGATGAGTGGAAAGAAAGTATAAAAAAAGGTGAGGAATAA
- a CDS encoding thioesterase family protein — translation MELEIGTKATIEFKVKASDLAKNLEISPEDDFPEVFATARLTALMECASAKILIPFYKEGEFSVGVEVGLKHLAPTLEGDIVKATATFVGMEGKLYKFEVEAFDSGGKVGEATHTRAIVSKDRLMAGANKRVEK, via the coding sequence ATGGAATTAGAAATAGGAACAAAAGCAACTATTGAGTTTAAGGTTAAAGCTTCTGATTTAGCAAAAAATTTAGAAATATCACCTGAAGATGATTTTCCAGAAGTTTTTGCAACAGCAAGACTTACAGCACTTATGGAGTGTGCCTCTGCAAAAATATTAATTCCTTTTTATAAGGAAGGGGAATTTTCTGTTGGTGTTGAAGTGGGCTTAAAACATTTAGCTCCAACATTAGAAGGAGATATTGTTAAGGCAACTGCAACTTTTGTAGGAATGGAAGGAAAACTTTATAAATTTGAAGTTGAAGCTTTTGATTCAGGTGGAAAAGTTGGAGAAGCTACTCATACAAGAGCAATTGTCTCAAAAGATAGACTTATGGCAGGGGCAAATAAAAGAGTTGAAAAATAA
- a CDS encoding methyl-accepting chemotaxis protein — protein sequence MLNSIKLKVLTLVILPVLLATLLITILTINLTYSNSSHTLEEFESSIVNEKKELLKNQILTIYTIIDSIIKESENIDEAKQKVINVVEKARFLNGSGYFFAYEKIGENYHFAFHGTKPQLNGTKTNIMAKDIKGFSFRKALIDTAKDDNKFVEYYYQKPNTKEILKKMAFSKYIKEFNWTIVTGIYVDDIQEKILKTKNRLDEDVNSLVYTLISMIIVLFIILVIVVSYISKISLIKPLEVFESGLLSFLSFLNKEKEDVQLIEITTKDEIGKMTKQINENITKIRQTIKQDDKVIEDVSKVVSSVSSGILTQQVEAKTSNVIINELTQNLNKMISNLHNTINHTIEVLKSYEKRDFTKQITISSKGELNDLSLGVNSLGKEISDMLQTNLDNSDILNKSSNNLSSNMKRLTISANEQAASLEESAAALEEITQTMRANSNNINDLSSNAVSLRNEVNKGKELSKKTSSSMENINKQVEAITESISIIDQIAFQTNILSLNAAVEAATAGEAGKGFAVVAGEVRNLANRSAEAAKEIKDLVEGATLSANEGKDIVHSMYEGYEHLNENILNTTSIVETVTANSKEQMQGIEQINSAVSLLDKATQENAQIASETNEVVKSVTDMANAVVKEVKKSKF from the coding sequence ATGCTTAATAGTATAAAGTTAAAGGTACTTACCTTAGTTATTTTACCTGTCTTATTGGCGACATTGTTAATCACTATTTTAACTATAAATCTTACATATAGTAACAGTAGTCATACATTAGAAGAGTTTGAAAGTTCAATTGTTAATGAAAAGAAAGAGTTACTTAAGAATCAGATTTTAACAATTTATACAATAATTGATTCAATAATAAAAGAGTCAGAAAATATTGATGAGGCAAAACAAAAAGTTATTAATGTAGTTGAAAAAGCAAGATTTTTGAATGGAAGTGGATATTTCTTTGCTTATGAGAAGATAGGAGAAAATTATCATTTTGCTTTTCATGGTACAAAGCCACAATTAAATGGTACAAAGACAAATATTATGGCAAAAGATATAAAAGGATTTTCTTTTAGAAAGGCTTTAATTGATACTGCAAAAGATGATAATAAGTTTGTAGAGTATTATTATCAAAAGCCAAATACTAAAGAAATTTTGAAAAAAATGGCTTTTTCTAAATATATAAAAGAATTTAACTGGACTATTGTAACAGGAATTTATGTTGATGATATTCAAGAAAAGATTTTAAAAACAAAAAATAGATTAGATGAAGATGTTAATTCTTTAGTTTATACTTTGATTTCTATGATAATAGTTCTTTTTATAATATTAGTAATTGTTGTTTCTTATATTTCAAAAATATCTTTAATTAAGCCTTTAGAAGTTTTTGAATCAGGATTATTGTCTTTTTTATCTTTTTTAAATAAAGAAAAAGAAGATGTTCAACTAATTGAAATAACCACTAAAGATGAAATTGGTAAGATGACTAAGCAGATTAATGAAAATATAACTAAAATTAGACAGACTATTAAGCAAGATGATAAAGTTATAGAAGATGTTTCAAAGGTAGTAAGTAGTGTTAGTTCTGGAATTTTAACACAACAAGTTGAAGCTAAAACTTCTAATGTAATTATTAATGAACTTACTCAAAACTTAAATAAAATGATTTCAAATTTACATAATACTATTAATCACACAATTGAAGTTTTAAAATCATATGAAAAACGTGATTTTACAAAACAAATAACAATCTCTTCAAAAGGTGAATTAAATGATTTATCTTTAGGTGTAAATAGTTTAGGAAAAGAGATATCTGATATGTTACAAACAAATTTAGATAATTCAGATATTTTAAATAAAAGCTCAAATAATTTATCTTCAAATATGAAAAGATTAACAATAAGTGCCAATGAACAAGCAGCTTCTTTAGAAGAAAGTGCTGCAGCTCTTGAGGAAATAACTCAAACAATGAGAGCAAATTCAAATAATATAAATGATTTATCTTCAAATGCAGTTTCTTTGAGAAATGAAGTAAATAAAGGAAAAGAACTATCTAAGAAAACAAGTAGTTCTATGGAAAATATTAATAAACAGGTTGAAGCAATTACAGAATCAATTTCAATAATTGATCAAATAGCTTTTCAAACAAATATCTTATCTTTAAATGCAGCTGTAGAAGCAGCAACTGCTGGTGAAGCAGGAAAAGGTTTCGCAGTTGTTGCAGGAGAGGTAAGAAACTTAGCAAATAGAAGTGCAGAAGCAGCAAAAGAGATAAAAGATTTAGTTGAAGGAGCAACTTTAAGTGCTAATGAAGGTAAAGATATAGTACACTCTATGTATGAAGGATATGAGCATTTAAATGAAAATATTTTAAATACAACTTCAATTGTAGAAACTGTAACAGCAAATTCAAAAGAACAAATGCAAGGAATAGAACAGATAAATAGTGCTGTTTCTTTATTGGATAAAGCTACTCAAGAAAATGCTCAAATTGCATCTGAAACAAATGAAGTTGTAAAAAGTGTTACAGATATGGCTAATGCAGTTGTTAAGGAAGTAAAAAAATCTAAGTTTTAA
- a CDS encoding calcium/sodium antiporter, producing MDIFIFIISMGALIYGADFIIQQSEKIALHYNISHFVIGATLIALGTSLPEMAVSMSASIKGSGDIAVANVIGSTIFNISLVLGAVFLVAKKISPDRDLFAKDSAWSLFPILVFILMAIDGKLNIIDGILFILLMGAYLIFLIGSNQVEEIDEELAKEKFAWPKTLTLLIIGFIFVVAGADFAIDSAGNIARSFGISEWVIGLFLVAFGTSLPELTISIKSAMNNNADLAIGNIIGSNVANFTMVLGISAIVNDLNVDLSKNFFDIAAAFIVSLMLVLITANKLYNKSAGIALMVVLGLVIQNSL from the coding sequence ATGGATATATTTATATTTATAATATCAATGGGAGCATTAATCTATGGTGCAGATTTTATTATTCAACAAAGCGAAAAAATTGCTTTACATTATAATATTTCTCACTTTGTTATAGGTGCAACATTAATTGCATTAGGTACAAGTTTACCTGAAATGGCTGTATCAATGTCTGCATCAATAAAAGGAAGTGGAGATATTGCTGTTGCAAATGTAATAGGAAGTACTATTTTTAATATTTCTCTTGTTTTAGGAGCTGTATTTTTAGTAGCAAAAAAAATAAGTCCAGATAGAGACCTTTTTGCAAAAGATTCTGCTTGGTCGTTATTTCCAATTTTAGTTTTTATTCTTATGGCAATAGATGGAAAACTTAATATCATAGATGGTATTTTATTTATTTTATTGATGGGAGCATATTTAATTTTTCTTATTGGTTCAAATCAAGTTGAAGAGATTGATGAAGAATTAGCAAAAGAAAAATTTGCTTGGCCAAAAACATTAACTTTATTGATTATTGGTTTTATCTTTGTTGTAGCAGGAGCAGACTTTGCAATTGATAGTGCAGGAAATATTGCAAGATCATTTGGTATTAGTGAATGGGTTATTGGTCTATTTTTAGTTGCATTTGGAACTTCATTACCTGAACTTACAATTTCTATTAAATCAGCTATGAATAATAATGCTGATTTAGCAATTGGAAATATTATTGGTTCTAATGTTGCAAATTTTACAATGGTACTAGGAATAAGTGCTATAGTAAATGATTTAAATGTAGATTTAAGTAAAAACTTCTTTGATATAGCAGCTGCATTTATAGTATCTTTAATGCTAGTGTTAATAACTGCTAATAAACTTTATAATAAAAGTGCTGGTATTGCTTTGATGGTTGTTTTAGGTTTAGTAATTCAAAATAGTCTATAA
- a CDS encoding tRNA-uridine aminocarboxypropyltransferase → MRNKVLSTREICFTCYRPKSSCMCKYVSKINTNTKFVILMHPKEYRKTKNGTGHLTNLSLKNSEIFIGIDFSKHKEVNKIINNPKINSYLLYPSSNSIELNTQKLPLNNKENVIFIVDSTWACSKKMIRLSKNLQELPKISFKYTEESNFKIKTQPNVYCLSTIESVFCVLTLLTEQKVENLLDKELNSFLKPFNEMVNYQLECAENRKIRNKIK, encoded by the coding sequence GTGAGGAATAAAGTTTTGTCTACAAGAGAGATTTGTTTTACTTGTTATAGACCTAAAAGTAGTTGTATGTGTAAGTATGTTAGTAAAATTAATACAAATACAAAGTTTGTAATTTTAATGCATCCTAAGGAGTATAGAAAAACTAAGAATGGAACAGGACATTTAACTAATTTATCTTTAAAAAATTCAGAAATTTTTATAGGTATTGATTTTTCAAAGCATAAAGAAGTTAATAAAATCATAAATAATCCTAAAATAAACTCTTATCTTCTTTATCCTTCATCTAATAGTATTGAGTTAAATACTCAAAAGTTACCTTTAAACAATAAAGAAAATGTAATATTTATCGTTGATTCTACTTGGGCTTGTTCTAAAAAAATGATTAGACTAAGTAAAAATCTACAAGAGCTTCCTAAAATAAGTTTTAAATATACAGAAGAATCAAATTTTAAAATCAAAACCCAACCAAATGTTTATTGTCTTTCTACTATTGAATCTGTTTTTTGTGTTTTAACTTTATTAACAGAGCAAAAAGTTGAAAACTTACTAGATAAAGAATTAAATTCTTTTTTAAAACCTTTTAATGAAATGGTTAACTATCAGTTAGAATGTGCAGAAAATAGAAAAATAAGAAATAAAATCAAATAA
- a CDS encoding c-type cytochrome produces the protein MKINGKKLVLLSALISFAATSTFAFEPKELKKREYRGFTKPKMEYKIPNIEDLPDNDYGKLVKYGKELIVHTYKYIGPEVEDVSMRFAGNNNACQNCHLDAGTKKYSAPFIGTYGEFPQYRPREDGIGTLTARINGCMQRSMNGYPLPAEGKEMKAMKAYMHFLSQGYPVGGADMEGRRLAKIDRKMIKKNKADLENGKKVYTQHCASCHGADGLGVKNPGKANGYMFPALWGTDDTYNKGAGMYRILKSADFIKSNMPLGATKENPILTDKEAYDVAAYMNQDSHYRPEKINRSSDFPDDRVKAPDVYRPNMEKKEHQFGPFGNIIK, from the coding sequence ATGAAAATCAACGGTAAAAAATTAGTATTACTTTCAGCTTTAATATCTTTTGCTGCAACAAGTACTTTTGCATTTGAGCCAAAAGAGTTAAAGAAAAGAGAATATAGAGGTTTTACAAAACCTAAAATGGAATATAAAATACCTAATATAGAGGATTTACCTGATAATGATTATGGTAAATTAGTAAAATATGGTAAAGAATTAATTGTACATACATATAAATATATTGGACCAGAAGTAGAAGATGTAAGTATGAGATTTGCAGGAAATAATAATGCATGTCAAAACTGTCACTTAGATGCTGGTACAAAAAAATATTCAGCTCCTTTTATAGGAACTTATGGAGAATTTCCTCAATATAGACCAAGAGAAGATGGTATAGGAACATTAACAGCAAGAATAAATGGTTGTATGCAAAGAAGTATGAATGGTTATCCACTACCTGCTGAAGGTAAAGAAATGAAAGCTATGAAAGCTTATATGCACTTTTTAAGTCAAGGTTATCCAGTTGGTGGAGCTGATATGGAAGGTAGAAGATTAGCTAAAATAGATAGAAAAATGATTAAGAAAAATAAAGCTGATTTAGAAAATGGTAAAAAAGTTTACACACAACACTGTGCTTCTTGTCATGGAGCTGATGGATTAGGAGTAAAAAATCCAGGAAAAGCAAATGGTTATATGTTCCCAGCATTATGGGGTACAGATGATACATATAATAAAGGTGCAGGTATGTATAGAATATTAAAATCAGCAGATTTTATTAAATCAAATATGCCACTTGGAGCAACTAAAGAAAACCCTATCTTAACAGATAAAGAAGCGTATGATGTGGCTGCTTATATGAATCAAGATAGTCACTATAGACCTGAAAAAATCAATAGAAGTTCTGACTTCCCTGATGATAGAGTAAAAGCACCAGATGTTTATAGACCAAATATGGAGAAAAAAGAACATCAATTTGGACCATTTGGTAATATAATCAAATAA
- a CDS encoding YqiA/YcfP family alpha/beta fold hydrolase, which yields MIIYIHGFGSSGHGGKASLFREYFEEEVFAPSLSYVPSLAIDTLEQIIEILIEKDEKIGLVGSSLGGYYAIYLANKYDLKAILINPAIYPYKTLDKLGMAVNYFDSSSFEVTKEHLNQLKAIEVNTLTNQKNFMTLLQTEDEILDYNEAVERLPESELIIEEGGNHSFENIESYFRKIDKFLFS from the coding sequence ATGATTATATACATACATGGTTTTGGAAGCAGTGGACATGGAGGAAAAGCTAGTTTATTTAGAGAGTATTTTGAAGAAGAAGTTTTTGCTCCTTCTTTATCTTATGTTCCAAGTTTAGCTATAGATACTCTTGAACAAATAATAGAAATATTAATTGAAAAAGATGAAAAAATAGGTTTAGTAGGTTCTTCTTTAGGTGGCTATTATGCAATATATTTAGCTAATAAATATGATTTAAAAGCTATTTTAATAAATCCTGCTATTTATCCATATAAAACTTTAGATAAATTAGGAATGGCAGTTAATTATTTTGATTCTTCTTCTTTTGAAGTAACAAAAGAACATCTTAATCAATTAAAAGCTATTGAAGTTAATACTTTAACTAATCAAAAAAATTTTATGACTCTTTTACAAACAGAAGATGAAATTTTAGATTATAATGAAGCTGTTGAAAGGTTACCTGAGTCAGAACTTATAATAGAAGAGGGTGGTAATCACTCTTTTGAAAATATAGAAAGTTATTTTAGAAAAATAGATAAGTTTTTATTTAGTTAA
- a CDS encoding Fur family transcriptional regulator: protein MINSSLLLKEYNLKVTPQRVAIVEELYKHGHMNIDELYKKLLEKFPSISLATIYKNVNAMVEKIFLNEVKIPETKSVYELAKEAHSHLVCSSCGKIEDIKIDTSVLNDSIKEKSSFQIENVDIVFSGICTSCQNKSK from the coding sequence ATGATTAATAGTTCACTATTATTAAAAGAGTATAATTTAAAAGTTACTCCTCAAAGAGTTGCTATTGTTGAAGAATTATATAAACATGGTCATATGAATATTGATGAACTTTATAAAAAGCTATTAGAAAAATTCCCTTCTATTTCTCTTGCAACTATATATAAAAATGTAAATGCAATGGTAGAGAAAATATTTTTAAATGAGGTTAAGATTCCTGAAACAAAATCAGTTTATGAATTAGCTAAAGAAGCACATTCTCATTTAGTTTGCTCATCATGTGGAAAAATAGAAGATATTAAAATAGATACATCTGTATTAAATGATTCTATAAAAGAAAAATCATCTTTTCAGATTGAAAATGTTGATATAGTATTTTCTGGAATTTGTACTTCATGTCAAAATAAATCAAAATAG
- a CDS encoding DUF4885 family protein produces MTINSNNTFTSINLTNNKKVSNEENKNDVKNEEKKLSKEETIIKARNDYKGEVDTRIKMLNEHYSKVVQFTKQFEHPTSHMRDKYFNSHSPYYIEGLTDRERSAAFLNEFHYFKSGELTGGYFMDPIFRERGFMNGGVEVARNKAFQRQEVNNQFSELLDLNKLSLPQDSKLRFTIDPNGYKVSISGLEDKNLINSLQNALNGDNAKQLFYHILYSASNGSSQVSDEKYNRFSVIRDTMDITGYNLNDLNLVDGKFLTNEGIDIFDIYKENIKNSDQIPDQFKGLHISSYKRDLDNLILNGFHSTPDLLLSIDYQNGSFYDVFQAENFGAGKTDWIDELHNSKNINPIYV; encoded by the coding sequence ATGACTATTAATTCAAACAATACTTTTACTTCAATAAATTTAACAAACAATAAAAAAGTTTCTAATGAAGAAAATAAAAATGATGTTAAAAATGAAGAAAAAAAACTCTCTAAAGAAGAAACTATTATTAAAGCTAGAAATGATTATAAAGGAGAAGTTGACACAAGAATAAAAATGTTAAATGAACATTATTCTAAAGTTGTTCAATTTACTAAACAATTTGAACATCCTACTAGTCATATGAGAGATAAATATTTTAACTCCCACTCTCCATACTATATAGAAGGTTTAACAGATAGAGAAAGAAGTGCTGCTTTTTTAAATGAATTTCATTATTTTAAATCAGGAGAACTTACTGGTGGGTATTTTATGGACCCTATTTTTAGAGAAAGAGGTTTTATGAATGGAGGTGTTGAAGTCGCTAGAAACAAAGCTTTTCAGCGTCAAGAAGTTAATAATCAATTCTCTGAACTTTTAGATTTAAACAAGCTTTCTTTACCTCAAGACTCTAAACTTAGATTTACTATTGACCCTAATGGTTATAAAGTCTCTATTTCTGGTCTTGAAGATAAAAATCTTATTAATTCTTTACAAAATGCTTTAAATGGAGACAATGCAAAACAACTCTTCTATCATATTCTTTACAGTGCTTCTAATGGCTCTTCTCAAGTCTCTGATGAAAAATACAATCGTTTTAGTGTCATTCGAGATACTATGGATATCACTGGTTATAATTTAAATGATTTAAACTTAGTTGATGGCAAGTTTCTTACTAATGAAGGCATTGATATTTTTGATATCTACAAAGAAAATATTAAAAACAGTGATCAAATCCCTGATCAGTTTAAAGGTCTTCATATTTCTTCTTATAAAAGAGATTTAGACAATCTTATTCTTAATGGTTTCCATTCTACACCTGATTTACTTTTATCTATTGATTATCAAAATGGCTCTTTTTATGATGTCTTCCAAGCTGAAAATTTTGGTGCTGGAAAAACTGATTGGATTGACGAACTTCATAACTCTAAAAATATTAATCCTATTTATGTTTAA
- the ybeY gene encoding rRNA maturation RNase YbeY, which yields MIDLDNQTNVEIDISPLEEILEELTQKDIELIFTNNEEIQILNKEHRNIDKATDVLSFPLEFDMPNMPLGSIVISIDYVEEKAKEYNHSFNDELKLLFIHGLLHLLGFDHEIDNEEQRQKEEELIKKFNLPKSLIVRNS from the coding sequence ATGATTGATTTAGATAATCAAACTAATGTAGAAATTGATATTTCGCCTTTGGAAGAAATTTTAGAAGAATTAACTCAAAAAGATATTGAATTAATTTTTACAAATAATGAAGAAATTCAAATACTAAACAAAGAGCACAGAAATATTGACAAGGCTACTGATGTTTTATCTTTTCCTTTAGAGTTTGATATGCCAAATATGCCTTTAGGCTCTATTGTTATTTCTATTGATTATGTAGAAGAAAAAGCAAAAGAGTATAATCATTCTTTTAATGATGAACTAAAACTTCTTTTTATTCATGGATTACTTCATCTTTTAGGTTTCGACCATGAAATAGACAATGAAGAACAAAGACAAAAAGAAGAAGAGCTAATTAAGAAATTTAATCTACCAAAAAGTCTAATAGTAAGGAACTCATAA